The Bosea sp. F3-2 genome window below encodes:
- the istB gene encoding IS21-like element helper ATPase IstB, translating to MMPRALEVLDATFRRIEQGEIDGIEALDTLLVEELTVRENRRVKTALMMARLTAIKTLAGFDFSFQPSLDRNRILALAELKFIDRAEVVHLLGPPGTGKSHLATALAVEAVKAGRSVAFSTLADIITSLAKAEKDGTLRERIRYLCRASLLVVDEIGYLPVVPGGGNLFFQLVNARYEKGAMILTSNRGFAEWGEVFGDPVVATALLDRLLHHAVVIQIEGSSYRLRQHADLVPEHVRSKALINPPPAPKRRGRPPGRLQTDQDAG from the coding sequence ATGATGCCGCGCGCGCTCGAGGTTCTCGACGCCACCTTCCGTCGGATCGAGCAGGGCGAGATCGACGGCATCGAAGCCCTCGATACCCTGCTCGTCGAGGAACTGACGGTGCGCGAGAACCGGCGTGTGAAGACCGCGCTGATGATGGCGCGGCTGACGGCGATCAAGACGCTGGCCGGCTTCGACTTCAGCTTCCAGCCCTCACTCGATCGCAACCGCATCCTGGCGCTGGCCGAGCTCAAGTTCATCGACAGGGCCGAGGTCGTGCATCTGCTCGGGCCGCCGGGCACCGGCAAGAGCCATCTCGCCACGGCTCTGGCAGTCGAGGCGGTCAAGGCCGGGCGCAGCGTCGCCTTCTCGACGCTCGCCGACATCATCACCTCGCTCGCCAAGGCTGAGAAGGACGGGACGTTGCGCGAGCGCATCCGCTATCTGTGCCGTGCCTCGCTTCTGGTCGTCGACGAGATCGGCTATCTGCCGGTCGTGCCCGGCGGCGGCAATCTGTTCTTCCAGCTCGTCAACGCCCGTTACGAAAAGGGCGCCATGATCCTCACCTCCAATCGCGGCTTTGCCGAATGGGGCGAGGTCTTCGGCGATCCCGTCGTCGCCACGGCGCTCCTGGATAGGCTGCTGCACCATGCCGTCGTCATCCAGATCGAGGGCTCAAGCTACCGGCTGCGCCAGCATGCCGACCTCGTTCCCGAGCATGTTCGCTCCAAGGCCCTCATCAATCCGCCGCCGGCGCCCAAACGCCGCGGCCGCCCGCCAGGAAGGCTCCAGACCGATCAAGACGCCGGCTGA
- a CDS encoding 3'-5' exonuclease, protein MKSASTQIDLFDDAPGYREAPRPAPRKRGANAPALPTGWNEEEAAQRLEQGGRYRVLRKLVPRAVIPRAESAFPNLAVWVDTETTGLNHAKDEIIEIGAVAFTYDNEGVIGDVVGIYSGLRQPSEPIPAEITRLTGITDEMVAGREIDVAALDALIEPADLVIAHNAAFDRPFCEKLSPTFVSKAWACSVKEIPWADLGFEGNKLGYLVGQSGLFHEGHRATDDCNALLEVLARPAGEGGAQPFSELLRSSERSRVRIYAENAPFDMKDQLKGRGYRWSDGSDGRPRAWWIEIDDELEEEELRYLRTEIYGWEDAEPLIQRLTALDRYRA, encoded by the coding sequence ATGAAGTCAGCATCCACCCAGATCGACCTGTTCGACGACGCACCCGGCTACAGGGAAGCGCCTCGGCCAGCGCCGCGAAAGCGCGGAGCCAACGCGCCGGCGCTGCCAACGGGCTGGAATGAAGAAGAAGCTGCGCAGCGGCTGGAGCAGGGCGGTCGCTACAGGGTTCTGCGCAAACTCGTGCCGCGCGCAGTGATCCCGCGAGCGGAAAGCGCGTTCCCAAACCTTGCGGTTTGGGTCGACACGGAGACAACAGGTCTCAATCACGCCAAGGACGAGATCATCGAAATTGGTGCAGTCGCCTTCACCTATGACAACGAGGGCGTGATCGGCGACGTCGTGGGCATCTATAGCGGCCTGCGCCAGCCCTCGGAGCCAATCCCGGCGGAGATTACGCGGCTGACGGGGATTACTGACGAGATGGTTGCTGGTCGCGAAATCGATGTTGCAGCGCTGGATGCACTTATCGAACCTGCCGATCTCGTGATCGCCCATAATGCCGCGTTCGACCGGCCGTTTTGCGAGAAACTCTCGCCGACCTTCGTCTCGAAGGCCTGGGCATGTTCCGTCAAAGAGATTCCGTGGGCGGATCTTGGCTTTGAGGGCAACAAGCTCGGATATCTGGTCGGCCAATCCGGCCTGTTTCACGAAGGCCATCGCGCGACGGATGATTGCAACGCGCTGCTCGAGGTGCTGGCGAGGCCTGCGGGGGAGGGTGGCGCGCAACCATTCTCGGAACTCTTGCGTTCAAGCGAGCGTAGCCGCGTCCGCATCTATGCGGAGAACGCGCCATTCGACATGAAGGACCAACTGAAGGGTAGAGGCTATCGCTGGTCGGATGGAAGCGACGGCAGGCCGAGAGCCTGGTGGATCGAGATCGATGACGAGCTCGAAGAGGAGGAGCTCCGCTATCTCCGCACCGAGATTTATGGCTGGGAGGACGCTGAACCACTGATCCAGCGGCTTACGGCGCTCGATCGATATCGCGCCTAG
- a CDS encoding MucR family transcriptional regulator, which produces MKQLGFEMSEANAEIIDLVAHIVSAYVSNNSVPAADLPALIATTHSAITGLGKEPPAPTPAEKPAPAVSIKKSITADFLICLEDGKKFKSLKRHLRTAYDMTPDEYRAKWGLPPDYPMVAPAYAEARSNLAKSMGLGQQRRKSSRGKAA; this is translated from the coding sequence ATGAAGCAGCTGGGATTTGAAATGTCAGAAGCTAACGCCGAAATCATCGATCTCGTTGCCCATATCGTATCGGCTTACGTGTCGAATAACAGCGTTCCCGCGGCGGATCTTCCCGCGCTGATCGCCACCACGCATTCGGCGATCACGGGCTTGGGCAAAGAGCCGCCGGCGCCGACGCCGGCCGAGAAGCCCGCGCCGGCAGTGTCGATCAAAAAGTCGATCACTGCGGATTTCTTGATCTGCCTGGAGGATGGGAAGAAGTTCAAATCGCTCAAGCGCCACCTGCGCACGGCCTACGACATGACGCCCGATGAGTATCGCGCAAAATGGGGCCTGCCGCCGGACTATCCGATGGTTGCTCCTGCCTATGCCGAAGCACGATCGAACCTGGCCAAGTCCATGGGGCTCGGGCAGCAGCGTCGGAAGAGTTCGCGCGGCAAGGCGGCCTAG
- a CDS encoding DNA repair exonuclease has protein sequence MSVISGFRFVHCADLHIDAPLKSLALRNPELAELVANATRKAFVATIDLCLEEKVDALLIAGDLYDGDQTSMKTAGFIAAQLRRLDEAGIGTFGIRGNHDAESRITKELVFPDSVTFFKGSAAAIPLPGQVGRRDVVVHGISFPKPHAPESLLPKFKAPVEGAINIALLHTSLAGAEGHDRYAPCSVADLAGAGFDYWALGHVHKRQVHLEKPAIVMPGIPQGRDINESGAKSVSLVTIADDGSITIAEHRTSTAQFERVSVDLSGIEDWPEAMRAIGRKLAAERDTTASEHLIARVSLSGATSLNWRLRREADFLRAEVEQQAAIIGNTWIEKVSSACSAPGDVTIEAAGAVAELSQLVSETVLQSDAYRLAASELISELQGALPRELHKIFGEDQASFEKAVAELSQDGALDVIAHLHEAEQEPRI, from the coding sequence TTGAGCGTCATTTCTGGTTTTCGCTTTGTCCACTGCGCGGATCTGCACATCGACGCCCCGCTAAAGTCGCTAGCGCTGCGCAACCCCGAGCTTGCTGAGCTGGTGGCGAACGCGACGCGAAAAGCATTCGTCGCGACGATTGATCTGTGCCTCGAGGAGAAGGTCGACGCGCTGCTGATCGCGGGCGACCTCTATGACGGCGACCAGACCTCGATGAAAACCGCCGGCTTCATCGCCGCGCAGCTCCGCAGGCTCGACGAAGCTGGAATTGGGACATTCGGGATTCGCGGCAATCACGATGCCGAGTCGCGGATCACCAAGGAACTCGTTTTTCCCGACAGTGTCACGTTTTTCAAAGGTTCAGCCGCAGCCATTCCCCTGCCCGGCCAGGTCGGCCGCCGAGACGTCGTTGTCCACGGGATCAGCTTTCCGAAGCCGCACGCGCCGGAAAGCCTATTGCCGAAATTCAAGGCGCCGGTCGAAGGCGCGATCAATATTGCCCTTCTGCACACGAGCCTTGCTGGCGCCGAAGGTCATGACCGCTATGCCCCGTGCAGCGTCGCGGACCTCGCCGGTGCCGGCTTCGATTATTGGGCGCTCGGCCACGTCCATAAGCGCCAGGTTCATCTCGAAAAGCCGGCCATTGTAATGCCCGGCATCCCCCAGGGGCGGGACATCAACGAGAGTGGCGCCAAATCGGTCAGCCTTGTTACCATCGCCGACGACGGCAGCATCACGATAGCAGAACACCGCACGAGTACCGCCCAGTTTGAGCGCGTTTCAGTGGATTTGTCCGGTATCGAAGACTGGCCTGAGGCCATGCGAGCGATCGGCCGAAAATTGGCGGCCGAGCGAGACACAACCGCCTCTGAGCACCTCATCGCCCGCGTCTCCCTCAGCGGCGCGACCTCCCTCAATTGGCGACTGCGTCGGGAAGCGGACTTCCTGCGCGCCGAAGTCGAACAGCAGGCGGCGATCATCGGAAACACCTGGATCGAGAAGGTCAGCTCAGCCTGCTCGGCTCCGGGTGATGTCACGATTGAAGCCGCTGGCGCCGTCGCAGAGCTTTCGCAGCTGGTTTCTGAGACCGTCCTGCAATCCGACGCCTATCGGCTCGCAGCCAGCGAGCTGATTTCCGAGCTTCAGGGAGCCCTACCCCGCGAGCTCCACAAAATCTTCGGAGAGGACCAGGCCAGCTTCGAGAAGGCCGTCGCAGAACTCTCCCAGGACGGGGCGCTTGACGTAATTGCTCATCTGCATGAGGCCGAGCAGGAGCCGCGGATCTGA
- a CDS encoding AAA family ATPase: MRIRRLDLTRYGRFTDRSIDFGAPETGKPDFHLIVGANEAGKSTLTAAIVDLFFGMGQRSPYGFLHGYDGMQIGAALDLPSGEREVVRVKRGARLRDASGQAIDEGILTAGLSGIDREAYRMMFCLDEETLRMGGESILASQGELGQLLFSASAGLAAFGQRLSKLQETVDAFHKPRGRSTELSVFKARLDELKARKDAINVLATTHAQLVQERDDAAAKYEAALSQRTTSKLRLDEINRYLGILPDLAALKAFRLDLSTLADVPQPPAAWSERLPELIGAEGRIKAACEIASANVERLRRERDAIHVEQSLIDAGPAIDALRNGEARYVAALDISKRESELTVIEGNLRKIAERLDRADELPAKLVLPAMLVGKLRGLIDRRSRIRERLQAAFRECVRASDALTVAKQVLASYGTAEQDEALTARIQLVLDQARASDHAAREKAARRVVLGLQEKLSDQLGQLGSWSGDIEHLAAVKTPTTDQIEDWRRRGEAIRQAILKHASDIESLTNTAVELAATITSIKAATGLVDDATARISRADRDDAWRAHRQALSEGTATAFETALRNDDGIIETRLSQTSLAADLRQAVQAEATTAARLRRAVQLHADAQASKSDLDAEMAATFIAVGLRDDAHLAELERWLMRRASALEVNAGLKAASTDLRIAQEDGATQVERLAAALKSIGVMPPEDGFESLLVSLQTAVDRQTKLRSDLAHAAKAVEGGATELATRQRDAAEGQSAHDDWQQEWNATVGSCWLSEVPSPLGPDEVSQVLSVLAEIPPLESERESLSHRIAAMKRDQGQFVQAVGDVGSSLQIQASEADPIKLASDLRRRLEIARSNERDWRNKEAELERAVIVHRDALEELTLHQAEVETHTSFFGVASLMEVSAKIEEANRRSDLERQVKVLSSRITVACRTETLGAAEATLVAFEQAALEAEAAALIGRLEGQDREAHELHARHLQADHALAAIGGDDAVARLDEERRTVLVELEEKAIQFARLKLGIAAAHQALQSYRDTHRTSMLQNASDAYRTITKGAYSGLSTQPNGDKEILLGVMAAGGSKLATEMSTGARAQLYLALRIAGYHEFAKTRPSLPFIADDILETFDDFRSEEACRLFSGMASTGQVIVATHHHHLIDIARRACAGVIVHEIEA, encoded by the coding sequence ATGCGGATCAGGCGCCTCGACCTCACCCGCTATGGCCGCTTCACCGACCGTTCGATCGACTTCGGCGCTCCCGAAACCGGCAAGCCCGATTTTCATTTGATTGTCGGGGCGAATGAGGCCGGGAAATCGACCCTGACGGCCGCCATTGTCGATCTCTTCTTTGGGATGGGTCAGCGCTCCCCATACGGCTTTCTGCATGGCTACGACGGCATGCAGATTGGCGCCGCGCTCGATCTTCCGAGCGGCGAACGCGAGGTGGTCCGGGTTAAGCGAGGCGCCCGGCTGCGCGATGCGAGTGGGCAAGCTATCGATGAAGGCATCCTGACGGCTGGTCTTTCCGGCATCGATCGCGAAGCCTATCGGATGATGTTCTGCCTCGATGAGGAGACGCTTCGGATGGGTGGCGAGAGCATTCTCGCCAGCCAGGGCGAGCTCGGACAGCTGCTCTTTTCTGCCAGCGCCGGCCTTGCGGCCTTTGGTCAACGATTGAGCAAGCTCCAGGAGACCGTCGACGCCTTTCACAAACCGCGTGGCAGATCGACAGAGCTCTCGGTCTTCAAAGCCAGGCTCGACGAGCTGAAAGCCCGGAAGGATGCCATCAACGTCCTCGCCACGACCCATGCGCAACTCGTGCAGGAGCGTGACGACGCCGCCGCGAAGTATGAGGCTGCGCTGTCCCAACGTACCACATCCAAGCTTCGCCTCGATGAGATCAACCGCTATCTCGGGATCCTGCCTGATCTCGCAGCTCTGAAGGCTTTCCGCCTGGACCTGTCGACCTTGGCAGACGTGCCTCAGCCGCCGGCCGCCTGGAGCGAGCGCCTGCCGGAGCTCATCGGTGCCGAGGGACGTATCAAGGCAGCTTGTGAGATTGCCTCAGCCAACGTCGAGCGGCTCCGTCGCGAGCGCGACGCTATCCACGTCGAGCAATCGCTCATCGACGCCGGGCCGGCGATCGATGCCCTCCGGAATGGCGAGGCGCGTTATGTGGCAGCGCTCGATATCTCAAAGCGGGAATCCGAGCTTACTGTCATCGAGGGAAATCTGAGGAAGATCGCAGAACGCCTTGATCGTGCAGACGAGCTACCGGCGAAACTGGTGTTGCCCGCTATGCTAGTCGGGAAGCTTCGTGGGCTGATCGATCGGCGTTCACGTATCCGCGAAAGGCTTCAGGCGGCCTTCCGCGAATGCGTTCGCGCAAGCGACGCACTTACAGTGGCAAAGCAGGTGCTCGCATCGTACGGAACCGCCGAACAGGACGAAGCGCTAACCGCACGAATCCAGCTCGTGCTCGACCAGGCCCGGGCAAGCGATCACGCAGCACGCGAGAAGGCGGCCCGGCGTGTTGTCCTCGGTCTCCAAGAAAAGCTCTCGGACCAGCTTGGCCAGCTTGGCTCGTGGTCCGGTGACATCGAGCACCTCGCTGCAGTCAAAACCCCGACGACGGACCAGATCGAAGATTGGCGCCGCCGGGGCGAAGCGATCCGTCAGGCCATTCTCAAGCACGCCTCTGACATCGAAAGCCTGACCAACACCGCGGTTGAACTCGCTGCCACCATCACCTCGATCAAGGCGGCGACGGGACTTGTCGACGATGCAACCGCTCGCATCTCTCGTGCCGATCGAGATGACGCCTGGCGAGCCCATCGCCAGGCCCTCAGCGAAGGCACTGCCACCGCCTTCGAAACCGCGTTGCGCAACGATGATGGGATCATCGAGACCCGGCTTAGCCAGACGAGCCTTGCGGCCGACCTGAGGCAGGCCGTCCAGGCCGAGGCGACGACAGCCGCTAGGCTCCGGCGGGCGGTGCAGCTCCACGCCGACGCCCAGGCGTCGAAGTCCGATTTGGACGCCGAAATGGCGGCCACGTTCATCGCCGTCGGCTTGCGAGATGATGCGCACCTCGCTGAACTCGAGCGGTGGCTGATGCGCCGCGCCTCGGCACTGGAAGTCAATGCGGGGCTCAAGGCAGCATCGACCGATCTCCGCATTGCTCAAGAAGATGGCGCTACGCAGGTTGAACGGCTGGCGGCAGCCCTGAAATCGATTGGAGTGATGCCACCTGAGGACGGGTTCGAGAGCCTCCTCGTCAGCCTTCAAACAGCGGTCGATCGGCAGACAAAACTGCGCTCCGATCTTGCCCATGCTGCGAAAGCGGTCGAAGGCGGGGCCACCGAACTGGCCACGAGGCAGAGGGACGCCGCTGAAGGGCAATCGGCTCATGATGACTGGCAGCAGGAATGGAATGCCACGGTCGGATCCTGTTGGCTGAGCGAAGTGCCCTCACCTCTCGGCCCTGACGAAGTCAGCCAGGTCCTGAGCGTTCTTGCCGAAATCCCGCCGCTGGAAAGCGAGCGCGAAAGCCTCAGCCATCGCATTGCGGCAATGAAGCGAGATCAGGGTCAGTTCGTCCAGGCCGTAGGCGACGTTGGCAGCTCACTCCAGATACAAGCGAGCGAGGCCGATCCTATCAAGCTTGCTTCGGACTTACGTCGCCGGCTGGAGATCGCCCGGTCGAACGAGCGCGACTGGCGCAACAAAGAGGCCGAGCTCGAGCGAGCGGTGATCGTCCATCGCGATGCTTTGGAGGAGCTTACCCTTCACCAGGCCGAGGTTGAAACACATACCTCGTTTTTCGGCGTCGCCTCGCTCATGGAGGTCAGCGCCAAAATCGAGGAGGCTAACCGCCGATCCGACCTCGAGCGCCAGGTGAAGGTTCTGAGCAGCCGCATTACAGTGGCGTGTCGGACGGAAACCTTGGGCGCCGCCGAAGCGACCCTTGTTGCGTTCGAGCAGGCTGCTCTGGAGGCAGAGGCGGCCGCCCTTATAGGTCGGTTGGAGGGGCAAGACCGTGAGGCTCACGAGCTCCATGCTCGGCATTTGCAGGCCGATCATGCGCTCGCCGCGATTGGTGGCGACGACGCTGTGGCCCGCCTCGACGAAGAGCGGCGCACCGTGCTGGTCGAACTCGAAGAAAAGGCCATCCAGTTTGCACGCCTGAAATTGGGCATCGCAGCCGCTCACCAAGCTCTGCAGAGCTATCGGGATACGCATCGCACCTCGATGCTACAGAATGCGTCCGATGCGTATCGGACGATCACGAAGGGCGCGTACTCCGGCTTGTCCACGCAACCGAATGGCGACAAGGAAATCCTTCTTGGCGTCATGGCGGCCGGCGGATCCAAGCTAGCGACCGAGATGTCGACCGGCGCCCGGGCACAACTCTACCTGGCGCTTCGTATCGCCGGCTATCATGAGTTCGCAAAGACGCGTCCGTCGTTGCCGTTTATCGCGGACGACATCCTGGAGACCTTTGACGATTTCCGCTCCGAGGAGGCTTGCCGCCTATTCTCCGGGATGGCGTCAACCGGTCAGGTCATTGTCGCAACCCATCATCACCATCTGATCGATATCGCTCGCCGCGCCTGTGCAGGCGTCATCGTACATGAAATCGAGGCCTGA
- a CDS encoding IS66 family transposase, translated as MASLPPELPRDPETLQAMLIAREAEIARLRQIIKELQRHRFGRRAESLPEDQLLLGLEEVEQVEAAGFAASEETVPAEKAARARQRRANRGALPAHLPRIETVVDIERNICPCCAAKLHRIGEDVAERLDIVPTQFRVLVLRRPKYACRSCEGIVVQAPAPARLIEGGIPTEATVAQVLVSKYADHLPLYRQAQIYARQGVALDRSTLADWVGRAAFLLRPVHQRMLAVLKASPKLFADETTAPVLDPGRGRTKTGQLWAYARDDRPWGGVDPPGVVYVYAPDRKAERPIAHLAGFGGILQVDGYGGYKVLAERGEVRLALCWSHVRRRFYELAQAGPAPIASEALQRIAELYRVEAAIRGLDADERRAARQEKSRPILEAMEPWLREKLSLISQKTKLAEAIRYALSRWEGLSLFLDDGRVEIDSNTVERSIRPLALTRKNALFAGSDGGAEHWAVIASLVETAKLNGVEPHAYLADIMTRIVNGHPNSRIDELLPWAYPAHPTLSDVA; from the coding sequence CTTCTGCTGGGGCTGGAAGAGGTCGAGCAGGTCGAAGCCGCCGGGTTCGCGGCGTCTGAGGAGACAGTGCCAGCCGAGAAGGCGGCCCGGGCGCGCCAGCGCCGCGCGAACCGCGGCGCGCTGCCGGCGCATCTGCCGCGGATCGAGACGGTGGTCGATATCGAGCGCAACATCTGCCCCTGCTGTGCCGCCAAGCTCCATCGCATCGGAGAGGATGTGGCTGAGCGCCTCGACATCGTGCCGACCCAGTTCCGCGTGCTCGTGCTGCGCCGGCCGAAATACGCCTGCCGGTCCTGCGAGGGCATCGTGGTGCAGGCGCCGGCACCGGCCCGGCTGATCGAGGGCGGCATCCCGACCGAGGCGACAGTGGCCCAGGTGCTCGTCTCGAAATACGCTGATCATCTGCCGCTTTACCGTCAGGCCCAGATCTATGCGCGCCAGGGCGTCGCGCTCGACCGCTCGACGCTGGCCGACTGGGTCGGGCGCGCGGCCTTCCTGCTGCGGCCCGTGCATCAACGGATGCTGGCGGTGCTGAAAGCCTCGCCCAAGCTGTTCGCCGACGAGACGACCGCGCCCGTGCTCGATCCTGGCCGGGGCCGGACGAAGACGGGCCAGCTCTGGGCTTATGCCCGCGATGACCGGCCCTGGGGCGGCGTCGACCCGCCCGGCGTCGTCTATGTCTATGCTCCCGACCGCAAGGCGGAACGACCGATCGCTCATCTCGCCGGCTTCGGCGGCATCCTCCAGGTCGACGGCTATGGTGGCTACAAGGTGCTGGCCGAACGCGGCGAGGTTCGCCTGGCCCTCTGCTGGTCCCATGTGCGGCGGCGCTTCTACGAACTCGCCCAGGCCGGCCCCGCGCCGATCGCCAGCGAAGCCCTCCAGCGCATCGCCGAGCTCTATCGCGTCGAGGCCGCGATCCGTGGCCTCGACGCCGATGAACGCCGAGCCGCGCGCCAGGAAAAAAGCAGACCGATCCTCGAGGCCATGGAGCCATGGCTGCGGGAGAAGCTCAGCCTGATCAGCCAGAAGACGAAGCTCGCCGAGGCTATCCGCTACGCGCTCTCGCGCTGGGAGGGCTTGAGCCTCTTCCTCGATGACGGCCGCGTCGAGATCGACTCCAACACCGTCGAGCGCTCGATCCGGCCGCTGGCCCTAACCCGCAAGAACGCACTCTTCGCCGGCTCCGACGGCGGCGCAGAGCATTGGGCCGTCATCGCCTCGCTCGTCGAAACCGCGAAGCTCAACGGCGTCGAGCCGCACGCCTATCTCGCCGACATCATGACCAGGATCGTCAACGGTCATCCGAATAGCCGCATCGATGAACTGCTGCCCTGGGCCTATCCGGCACACCCCACTCTCAGCGACGTGGCCTGA